A portion of the Rhodococcus pseudokoreensis genome contains these proteins:
- a CDS encoding L-aspartate oxidase has protein sequence MSSPARGISWEEHADLVVVGGGVAGLTAARTASLRGLTVLTVSKGGATDTATQYAQGGIAVVGDAVTDSVDSHVADTCEAGVGLCDEDAVRSIVAGGRDAVAALTDLGAVFDRGRDGAVSRTREGGHSTRRIIHAGGDATGAEVQRALGAAGLPVLFDSSAVRVLTDARGVTGVLVDSPRGLGVIHTPAVLLATGGLGQLYACSTNPPGATADGIALALDAGAAVADLEFVQFHPTVLFTPGGLGRRPLISEAVRGEGAILVDANGDSVTAGVHPRGDLAPRDVVSRAIASRLRELGHDHVYLDARQLSGFAQRFPTVTASCLEAGIDPREQLIPVAPAAHYSCGGVVTDVDGRTAVPGLYAAGEVARTGLHGANRLASNSLLEGLVVGERAGAAAVERADLRVEAADAQRRALPSAPRELVQELMTGNASVVRDGAGLEAVAAALAAAPRTVPEGQTALEDAALTLTAAALVLAAGARTESRGCHTRSDYPETSDEWRRSTHVRLRDGELELLQPQLTGVL, from the coding sequence GTGAGCAGCCCGGCCCGGGGGATTTCCTGGGAAGAGCACGCCGACCTCGTCGTGGTGGGCGGTGGTGTGGCCGGACTGACGGCCGCACGCACCGCCTCGCTGCGCGGGCTGACCGTGCTCACCGTCAGCAAGGGTGGGGCGACGGACACCGCGACGCAGTACGCGCAGGGCGGCATCGCCGTGGTCGGTGACGCCGTCACCGATTCGGTGGACTCGCACGTGGCCGACACGTGCGAGGCCGGTGTCGGCCTCTGTGACGAGGACGCCGTGCGGTCGATCGTGGCCGGCGGCCGCGACGCCGTGGCCGCGCTGACCGATCTGGGTGCGGTGTTCGACCGCGGCCGCGACGGCGCCGTGTCACGCACCCGCGAGGGCGGGCACAGCACCCGGCGGATCATCCACGCCGGCGGCGACGCCACCGGTGCGGAGGTCCAGCGCGCACTGGGTGCGGCCGGGCTTCCGGTCCTGTTCGACAGTTCCGCCGTCCGCGTGCTCACCGATGCGCGCGGCGTCACCGGGGTTCTCGTCGACTCCCCGCGCGGACTCGGCGTGATCCACACACCCGCCGTCCTCCTGGCGACCGGCGGACTCGGGCAGCTGTACGCCTGCAGCACCAACCCGCCCGGCGCCACCGCCGACGGCATCGCGCTCGCACTCGACGCGGGCGCGGCCGTCGCCGATCTCGAGTTCGTGCAGTTCCACCCGACCGTGCTGTTCACCCCCGGCGGTCTCGGCCGGCGTCCGCTGATCAGCGAGGCCGTCCGCGGCGAGGGCGCGATCCTCGTCGACGCCAACGGCGATTCGGTGACCGCAGGCGTGCATCCGCGCGGCGACCTGGCACCCCGCGACGTCGTGTCGCGGGCCATCGCGTCGCGGCTGCGGGAACTGGGACACGACCACGTCTACCTCGATGCCCGTCAGCTGTCCGGGTTCGCGCAGCGGTTCCCGACCGTGACGGCGTCCTGCCTGGAAGCCGGGATCGACCCGCGCGAACAGCTGATTCCGGTCGCGCCCGCCGCGCACTACTCGTGCGGCGGCGTGGTCACCGACGTCGACGGTCGCACCGCCGTCCCCGGCCTCTACGCGGCGGGCGAGGTGGCCCGCACCGGGCTGCACGGCGCGAACCGGCTGGCCTCCAACAGCCTCCTCGAAGGCCTGGTGGTCGGCGAACGGGCCGGCGCCGCGGCCGTCGAACGCGCCGATCTGCGCGTCGAGGCGGCCGACGCGCAGCGACGCGCACTGCCGTCCGCGCCGCGGGAACTGGTGCAAGAGTTGATGACCGGCAACGCCTCCGTCGTCCGGGACGGCGCAGGCCTCGAGGCCGTCGCCGCCGCCCTCGCCGCCGCGCCGCGCACGGTGCCCGAGGGACAGACCGCGCTCGAAGACGCCGCGCTGACCCTGACGGCGGCAGCGCTCGTGCTCGCCGCAGGCGCGCGCACCGAAAGTCGCGGATGCCACACCCGCAGCGACTACCCGGAGACGTCCGACGAGTGGCGCCGCAGCACGCACGTGCGCCTGCGCGACGGCGAACTCGAGCTTCTCCAACCCCAACTGACAGGAGTGCTGTGA
- the nadC gene encoding carboxylating nicotinate-nucleotide diphosphorylase produces the protein MADHVLPDGLDADEVRTLVHLALDEDLRYGPDVTSASTVPADAVAKASVVSRAHGTVAGLDVGLLVLDEVIGAGRYEVLDRVADGTRIVPGQAVLTVSAPTQGLLTAERTMLNLVCHLSGIATATSAWVDAVEGTGAKIRDSRKTLPGLRSLQKYAVRVGGGVNHRMGLGDAALIKDNHVAAAGSVVAALRAVRAAAPDIECEVEVDSLAQLDEVLAENVELVLLDNFPLWQTQIAVQRRDANAPATKLESSGGLTLDVAAEYAATGVDYLAVGALTHSVTVLDLGLDM, from the coding sequence ATGGCCGACCACGTCCTTCCCGACGGTCTGGACGCGGACGAGGTCCGCACGCTCGTGCACCTCGCGCTGGACGAGGACCTGCGGTACGGACCTGACGTGACATCCGCGTCCACGGTTCCGGCCGACGCGGTCGCCAAGGCATCCGTGGTCTCCCGCGCGCACGGCACCGTCGCCGGCCTCGACGTGGGACTGCTCGTGCTCGACGAGGTGATCGGGGCGGGCCGCTACGAGGTCCTCGACCGGGTCGCCGACGGCACGCGGATCGTGCCCGGCCAGGCCGTGCTGACGGTGTCCGCGCCCACGCAGGGGCTGCTCACCGCGGAACGGACGATGCTCAACCTGGTCTGCCACCTGTCCGGCATCGCCACCGCGACGTCCGCGTGGGTGGATGCGGTCGAGGGCACCGGGGCGAAGATCCGCGACAGCCGCAAGACGTTGCCGGGACTGCGGTCGCTGCAGAAGTACGCCGTCCGGGTGGGCGGCGGTGTCAACCACCGCATGGGGCTCGGCGACGCCGCGCTGATCAAGGACAACCACGTCGCCGCCGCGGGGTCGGTGGTGGCGGCGCTGCGGGCCGTCCGCGCCGCCGCACCGGACATCGAATGCGAGGTGGAGGTCGACAGCCTCGCGCAACTCGACGAGGTACTTGCCGAGAACGTGGAACTGGTGCTCCTCGACAACTTCCCGCTGTGGCAGACCCAGATCGCGGTGCAGCGCCGCGACGCGAACGCCCCCGCCACCAAGCTCGAATCGTCGGGCGGTCTCACGCTGGACGTCGCGGCCGAGTACGCCGCGACCGGAGTCGACTACCTCGCGGTCGGTGCACTCACCCATTCGGTGACCGTGCTGGATCTCGGCCTCGACATGTGA
- a CDS encoding LysE family transporter, with protein sequence MSWQMWCAVLGASCVISLSPGAGAIASMATGMRFGLRRGYWNIAGLQLGLLLQIAVVAAGLGALLANSTLAFTVIKWFGVAYLVYLGVRQWRASATDVSGVDGEVAETSGPAMTLRGFLVNASNPKAVVFMLAVLPQFITPSAPLLPQYLIIAATMVAVDVVVMTGYTGLASKVLRLMRSPRQQRTTNRTFSGLFFVAATFLATIRRAV encoded by the coding sequence GTGTCGTGGCAGATGTGGTGTGCAGTGCTCGGGGCGTCGTGCGTGATCAGTTTGTCGCCGGGCGCCGGTGCGATCGCGTCGATGGCCACCGGAATGCGATTCGGGCTGCGGCGCGGCTACTGGAACATCGCCGGTCTCCAACTGGGTTTGCTGCTGCAGATCGCGGTGGTCGCCGCCGGGCTCGGGGCGCTGCTCGCGAACTCGACCCTCGCGTTCACGGTGATCAAGTGGTTCGGCGTCGCCTACCTGGTGTATCTCGGCGTCCGGCAGTGGCGGGCGAGCGCGACCGACGTGTCCGGGGTCGACGGTGAGGTCGCCGAGACCAGCGGACCCGCGATGACGCTGCGCGGTTTCCTCGTCAACGCCAGCAACCCCAAGGCCGTCGTCTTCATGCTGGCGGTGCTCCCGCAGTTCATCACCCCGTCGGCGCCGCTGCTCCCCCAGTACCTGATCATCGCCGCCACCATGGTCGCGGTCGACGTCGTCGTCATGACCGGCTACACCGGGCTCGCGTCGAAAGTCCTGCGGCTGATGCGCTCACCGCGCCAGCAGCGGACCACCAACCGGACGTTCTCCGGGTTGTTCTTCGTCGCGGCCACGTTCCTGGCGACGATTCGCCGTGCCGTCTGA
- a CDS encoding glycoside hydrolase family 1 protein, with product MRTPSRLLGAGAVLLCLLSPAAAVHADPLPGDFLWGVATSGFQSEGSSPDSNWRRYSDSGRTHDAIGNSVDFRHRHSEDITRAADLGVDVFRFGVEWARLQPAPGVWDETELRYYDDVVREITGHGMTPMITLDHWVYPGWVADRGGWANPEIVDDWLANAQKVVERYAGVGAIWITINEPTVYVQKELTFGGIGPDRAPQMLDRLVEVHRRAYDLIHGIDPGARVSSNLAYVPAAMDALDATFVDRVRDKLDFLGVDYYYGLSLDNLTAVNAVTDAFYDISPQPDGIYHALMRYTRKFPGLPLYVVENGMPTDDGTPRPDGYTRSDHLRDHLYWMERARADGAPVIGYNYWSITDNYEWGTFRPRFGLFTVDALTDPTLTRRPTDAVATYRDVVANGLPQGYEPGRRAGVCSLVDPPLSCTNPP from the coding sequence GTGCGGACTCCCTCGCGACTCCTGGGTGCCGGCGCGGTTCTACTGTGCTTGCTGAGCCCCGCCGCCGCGGTGCACGCCGACCCTCTCCCCGGCGACTTCCTGTGGGGCGTGGCGACGTCCGGGTTCCAGTCGGAGGGTTCCTCCCCGGACAGCAACTGGCGCCGGTATTCCGACTCCGGCCGTACCCACGACGCGATCGGAAACTCCGTCGACTTCCGGCACCGGCACAGCGAGGACATCACCCGCGCCGCGGATCTGGGTGTCGACGTGTTCCGGTTCGGCGTCGAGTGGGCACGACTGCAGCCCGCGCCGGGCGTGTGGGACGAGACCGAGCTGCGGTACTACGACGACGTCGTCCGCGAGATCACCGGCCACGGCATGACCCCGATGATCACGCTCGACCACTGGGTGTACCCGGGGTGGGTCGCGGACCGGGGCGGGTGGGCGAACCCGGAGATCGTCGACGACTGGCTCGCGAACGCGCAGAAAGTGGTCGAGCGCTATGCCGGTGTGGGCGCGATCTGGATCACGATCAACGAGCCGACCGTGTACGTGCAGAAGGAGCTGACGTTCGGCGGCATCGGCCCCGACCGGGCGCCGCAGATGCTCGACCGGCTCGTCGAGGTCCACCGCCGCGCGTACGACCTGATCCACGGGATCGATCCGGGCGCCCGGGTCAGCAGCAACCTCGCCTACGTCCCGGCCGCCATGGACGCGCTCGACGCCACGTTCGTCGACCGCGTCCGCGACAAACTCGACTTCCTCGGCGTCGACTACTACTACGGGCTCTCCCTCGACAACCTCACCGCGGTGAACGCGGTCACCGACGCGTTCTACGACATCAGTCCCCAGCCGGACGGCATCTACCACGCCCTGATGCGGTACACCCGCAAGTTCCCGGGACTGCCGCTGTACGTCGTGGAGAACGGCATGCCCACCGACGACGGGACACCGCGCCCGGATGGCTACACCCGGTCCGATCATCTCCGCGACCACCTCTACTGGATGGAGCGGGCGCGGGCCGACGGCGCACCGGTGATCGGATACAACTACTGGTCGATCACCGACAATTACGAATGGGGCACGTTCCGTCCCCGGTTCGGCCTGTTCACCGTCGACGCGCTGACCGATCCCACCCTCACCCGGCGGCCGACCGATGCGGTGGCGACCTACCGGGACGTCGTCGCGAACGGGCTCCCACAAGGCTACGAACCCGGCCGTCGCGCCGGGGTCTGCTCCCTCGTCGATCCGCCCCTCAGCTGCACGAATCCCCCGTAA
- a CDS encoding acyl-CoA dehydrogenase family protein, translating into MVDTSAPKVTEEEARAVAEEARESGWDKPSFAKELFLGRFRLDLVHPFPRPAADAAAKAEEFLVRLRAYCEEMDGSVIETQSRIPDEYVRGLADLGCFGLKISEEYGGLGLSQVAYNRALMLVASVHPSLGALLSAHQSIGVPEPLKLAGTPEQKREFLPRCARGAISAFLLTEPDVGSDPARLASSAVPIEGGAAYELDGVKLWTTNGVVAELLVVMARVPKSEGHRGGISAFVVEADTPGITVERRNAFMGLHGIENGVTRMYKVRVPRENLIGREGDGLKIALTTLNAGRLAIPAMCAGAGKWSLKIAREWSGVRVQWGKAIAEHAAVANKLSFMAATTYALEAVVDLSAQMNDEGRNDIRIEAALAKLWSSEMACVISDELIQVRGGRGYETAASLAARGERAVPVEQLDRDLRINRIFEGSSEIMRLLVAREAVDAHLTAAGDLADPHADTGAKARAAAKASGFYAKWLPQLVAGKGQVPTSFGEFGVLAKHLRFVERHSRKLARSTFYGMARWQAALEKQQGFLGRVVDIGAELFAMSATCVKAEMQRQENEAEGDAAYELADVFCRQAALRVEKLFDGLWHNTDDADKQVAHSILEGRYAWLERGVVDPSEGTGPWITEWTPGASTEENLARRFLHSTRL; encoded by the coding sequence ATGGTCGACACCTCAGCTCCGAAGGTCACCGAAGAAGAAGCACGAGCAGTCGCGGAGGAGGCGAGGGAATCCGGCTGGGACAAACCCTCCTTCGCGAAAGAACTGTTTCTCGGACGGTTCCGGCTGGATCTGGTTCATCCCTTCCCACGGCCGGCTGCCGACGCCGCCGCCAAGGCCGAAGAATTCCTCGTCCGCCTCCGCGCATACTGCGAGGAGATGGACGGCAGCGTCATCGAAACGCAGTCCCGCATTCCCGACGAATACGTCCGCGGCCTCGCCGACCTCGGGTGCTTCGGCCTGAAGATCTCGGAGGAGTACGGCGGCCTCGGACTCTCCCAGGTCGCGTACAACCGGGCGTTGATGCTCGTCGCGTCGGTGCACCCGAGCCTCGGCGCGCTGTTGTCGGCCCATCAGTCGATCGGCGTCCCCGAACCGCTCAAGCTGGCAGGCACTCCCGAGCAGAAGCGCGAGTTCCTGCCGCGCTGCGCCCGCGGCGCCATCTCCGCCTTCCTCCTCACCGAACCCGACGTCGGGTCCGACCCGGCGCGGCTGGCGTCGTCGGCGGTACCCATCGAGGGCGGTGCCGCCTACGAATTGGACGGCGTGAAGCTGTGGACGACCAACGGCGTCGTCGCGGAACTGCTCGTCGTCATGGCGCGGGTACCGAAGAGCGAAGGCCATCGCGGCGGCATCTCCGCGTTCGTCGTCGAAGCGGACACCCCGGGCATCACCGTGGAACGGCGCAACGCGTTCATGGGACTGCACGGGATCGAGAACGGCGTCACCCGCATGTACAAGGTGCGCGTTCCGCGGGAGAACCTGATCGGGCGGGAGGGCGACGGACTCAAGATCGCACTCACCACCCTCAACGCCGGCCGGCTGGCGATTCCGGCGATGTGCGCGGGCGCAGGCAAGTGGTCGCTGAAGATCGCCCGCGAATGGTCCGGCGTCCGCGTCCAATGGGGCAAAGCGATCGCCGAGCATGCGGCCGTCGCCAACAAGCTGTCGTTCATGGCCGCGACCACGTACGCGCTCGAGGCGGTGGTGGACCTGTCGGCGCAGATGAACGACGAGGGTCGCAACGACATCCGGATCGAGGCGGCGCTCGCCAAGCTGTGGTCGTCCGAGATGGCCTGCGTCATCTCCGACGAGCTGATCCAGGTCCGCGGCGGTCGCGGATACGAGACGGCGGCGTCGCTGGCCGCCCGCGGTGAACGGGCGGTGCCGGTGGAACAGCTGGACCGCGACCTGCGCATCAACCGGATATTCGAGGGGTCGAGCGAGATCATGCGGTTGCTGGTCGCGCGCGAGGCCGTGGACGCGCACCTCACGGCGGCGGGCGATCTCGCCGACCCGCACGCCGACACCGGTGCGAAGGCCCGGGCGGCGGCCAAGGCGAGCGGCTTCTACGCGAAGTGGCTGCCGCAACTCGTCGCGGGCAAGGGGCAGGTGCCGACGTCGTTCGGCGAATTCGGCGTCCTGGCCAAGCACCTGCGTTTCGTCGAACGGCACTCCCGGAAGCTGGCCCGCTCCACGTTCTACGGGATGGCCCGGTGGCAGGCCGCACTGGAGAAGCAGCAGGGCTTCCTCGGCCGGGTCGTGGATATCGGCGCCGAACTGTTCGCGATGTCCGCCACCTGCGTCAAGGCGGAGATGCAGCGGCAGGAGAACGAGGCCGAGGGCGACGCGGCCTACGAACTCGCCGACGTGTTCTGCCGTCAGGCGGCGCTGCGGGTCGAGAAGTTGTTCGACGGTCTGTGGCACAACACCGACGACGCCGACAAGCAGGTCGCGCACTCGATCCTCGAGGGACGGTACGCGTGGCTGGAGCGGGGCGTGGTCGACCCGAGCGAAGGCACCGGTCCGTGGATCACCGAGTGGACGCCCGGCGCGTCGACCGAGGAGAACCTGGCGAGGAGGTTCCTGCACTCGACCCGGCTCTAG
- the hisD gene encoding histidinol dehydrogenase has protein sequence MLARTDLRGRTPSTAELRAALPRGGVDVDAVLHQVRPVVEAVRERGADAALEFSEKFDGVRPAQVRVPQAELDRALHELDPAVRAALEVAIERTRKVHADQRRTDTTTEVVPGGTVTERWVPVDRVGLYVPGGNAVYPSSVVMNVVPAQAAGVRSLVVASPPQSEFGGLPHPTILAAAALLGVEEVWAVGGGQAVALLTYGGNDVTPDGAELTPVDLITGPGNIYVTAAKRLCRGLVGIDAEAGPTEIAILADHTADPVHVAADMISQAEHDVMAASVLVTSSVELADAVDTALVAQLEITKHRERVTAALSGTQSGTVLVSDVEAGLRVVNAYAAEHLEIQTENATAVAAKVTSAGAVFVGPWAPVSLGDYCAGSNHVLPTAGCARHSSGLSVQTFLRGIHVVDYSESALKEVSGHVITLANAEDLPAHGEAVRLRFEALR, from the coding sequence ATGCTCGCCCGCACCGACCTTCGTGGTCGTACCCCTTCCACGGCCGAACTTCGCGCCGCACTTCCTCGAGGTGGAGTGGATGTGGACGCGGTCCTGCATCAGGTTCGCCCCGTCGTCGAGGCGGTCCGTGAGCGCGGCGCCGACGCGGCCCTCGAATTCAGCGAGAAGTTCGACGGCGTCCGCCCCGCGCAGGTGCGGGTGCCGCAGGCCGAACTGGACCGCGCTCTCCACGAACTGGACCCGGCCGTCCGCGCCGCGCTCGAGGTCGCGATCGAACGCACCCGCAAGGTGCACGCCGACCAGCGCCGCACCGACACCACCACCGAGGTCGTCCCGGGCGGCACCGTCACCGAACGGTGGGTGCCCGTCGACCGCGTCGGGCTGTACGTCCCGGGCGGCAACGCCGTCTACCCCTCCAGCGTCGTGATGAACGTGGTGCCCGCGCAGGCCGCCGGCGTCCGCTCGCTCGTGGTGGCGTCGCCGCCGCAGTCCGAGTTCGGCGGTCTGCCGCACCCGACCATCCTTGCCGCGGCCGCCCTGCTGGGTGTCGAAGAGGTGTGGGCCGTCGGCGGCGGTCAGGCCGTCGCGCTGCTCACCTACGGCGGCAACGACGTCACCCCGGACGGTGCCGAACTCACCCCCGTCGACCTCATCACCGGTCCCGGCAACATCTACGTCACCGCCGCCAAGCGCCTCTGCCGCGGCCTCGTCGGCATCGACGCCGAGGCGGGCCCCACCGAGATCGCGATCCTCGCCGACCACACCGCCGACCCGGTGCACGTCGCCGCCGACATGATCAGCCAGGCCGAGCACGACGTGATGGCCGCGAGCGTGCTCGTCACGTCCAGCGTCGAACTCGCCGACGCCGTCGACACCGCGCTGGTCGCGCAGCTCGAGATCACCAAGCACCGCGAGCGCGTCACCGCCGCGCTGTCCGGCACCCAGTCGGGTACCGTCCTGGTCTCCGACGTCGAGGCCGGGCTGCGGGTGGTCAACGCGTACGCCGCCGAGCACCTCGAGATCCAGACCGAGAACGCCACCGCCGTCGCCGCGAAGGTGACCAGTGCGGGCGCGGTGTTCGTCGGCCCGTGGGCGCCGGTCAGCCTCGGCGACTACTGCGCCGGGTCCAACCACGTCCTGCCCACTGCGGGCTGCGCCCGGCACTCCTCGGGGCTGAGCGTGCAGACGTTCCTGCGCGGCATCCACGTGGTCGACTACTCGGAATCCGCGCTGAAGGAGGTCTCCGGCCACGTCATCACCCTGGCGAACGCCGAGGATCTGCCCGCACACGGTGAGGCCGTGCGGCTGCGGTTCGAGGCGCTGCGGTGA